In one window of Spartobacteria bacterium DNA:
- the nifJ gene encoding pyruvate:ferredoxin (flavodoxin) oxidoreductase — MSKKMVTIDGNTAAAHVAYAFSEVAAIYPITPSTPMGENSDAWASQGRKNLFGKKVDVLEMQSEAGAAGAVHGALSAGALTTTFTASQGLLLMVPNMYKIAGEMIPTVFHVSARSLACQSLSIFGDHSDVMSVRNTGFALMAASGIQETMDLGVVSHLATLKGSVPFLNFFDGFRTSHEIQKVEEISYDVMAELVEPEYIEAFRARGLRPENPTLKVAAQNPDVYFQGRETVNKYYDALPEIVQDYMDKVSAKIGRSYHLFDYVGAPDAEKVIIAMGSGCDAIEPTVNYLNAKGEKLGLLKVRLYRPFSVKHFLSALPETVKSIAVLDRTKEPGSIGEPLYMDVATALAGKDIRVIGGRYGLSSKEFSPAMVKAVFDHLGNGGHHNFTVGINDDVTNLSIPVGPGLNVMPKDVVGCMFWGLGADGTVGANKNSIKIIGGATDKFAQAYFVYDSKKSGGITTSHLRFGDSPVNYPFLINHADFVACHNAAYIGRYDMLSPLREGGVFLLNSEYTPEDAFNHLTRSEQEFIMERKIKFYTIDALKIAMEVGLGGRINTVMQTAFFKLSGILDESQAIQLIKDYAKKTFERKGMDIVEMNWKAIDASVAAIKEVVIPAEITTSYVPPKLISDDANDFTKNIILPSMLLKGDDVPVSHMSIDGTLPTGTTCLEKRGVAPRVPKWIKENCIQCNQCVMACPHAVIRAKQIDPAKLNDAPEGFDTLKSSTKNDKDLQFRIQVYVEDCTGCGVCIETCPAKTKALVFESLEEAREAGEVPRVGFFEDLPDNVLDGAKDTTVKGLQFKKPLFEFSGACAGCGETPYVKLVTQICGEHMVVANATGCSSIYGGTFPTVPYCKSKEGRGPSWANSLFEDNAEYGLGMRLGIENNRTLLFNNVNALLAAGTTDDLKAALEKAVEICKDNVISDDAVAAQNAVKLLLPVAAESASAEAKPLIRKVIELQDYFVDKAVWIFGGDGWAYDIGYGGLDHVVASGKNVNILVVDTEVYSNTGGQASKSTPIAAVAKFANGGKRQGKKNLAFMCMSYGYVYVASVSMGANRLQTQKAFMDAVNYNGPSIIICYAPCIAHGIDMMKSQVEEKRAVDCGYWPLFRYDPRMEEGKRFNWETKEPTADFQEFIRSERRYTALLKTAPSEAEALYKEAEEDAKRRMAFYKNLGGIM, encoded by the coding sequence ATGAGCAAAAAAATGGTAACCATTGACGGGAATACCGCAGCCGCTCACGTAGCTTATGCTTTCAGTGAAGTCGCCGCAATCTATCCCATCACCCCTTCGACCCCGATGGGTGAAAATTCTGACGCATGGGCAAGTCAGGGTAGAAAGAACCTTTTTGGTAAAAAGGTCGATGTACTGGAAATGCAGTCGGAAGCAGGTGCTGCCGGTGCCGTTCACGGAGCTCTTTCCGCAGGTGCTCTTACTACGACGTTTACTGCGTCTCAGGGCTTGCTTCTGATGGTTCCGAACATGTACAAAATCGCCGGTGAAATGATCCCGACGGTATTTCATGTATCCGCCCGTTCACTGGCATGTCAGTCGTTGTCGATTTTCGGAGATCACTCTGACGTGATGTCGGTTCGCAATACCGGTTTCGCATTGATGGCCGCTTCGGGCATTCAGGAAACCATGGATTTGGGCGTTGTGTCCCATCTCGCTACGCTGAAAGGCAGTGTCCCATTCTTGAATTTCTTTGACGGGTTCCGTACGTCGCATGAGATTCAGAAAGTGGAAGAAATTAGCTATGATGTTATGGCGGAATTGGTTGAGCCGGAGTATATTGAAGCATTTCGTGCTCGCGGTCTTCGTCCAGAAAATCCGACACTGAAAGTCGCCGCTCAAAATCCTGACGTCTATTTCCAGGGTCGTGAAACGGTCAATAAATACTATGATGCCTTGCCGGAAATTGTTCAGGATTACATGGACAAAGTCTCCGCTAAGATCGGTCGCTCCTATCACCTGTTTGATTACGTCGGCGCGCCGGATGCAGAAAAGGTGATCATTGCTATGGGTTCGGGTTGCGACGCGATCGAACCTACTGTGAACTATTTGAATGCGAAAGGCGAAAAACTGGGTCTGTTGAAAGTCCGTTTGTATCGGCCTTTCTCTGTGAAGCATTTTCTGTCTGCTCTGCCGGAAACGGTGAAATCCATCGCAGTGCTTGATCGTACAAAAGAACCTGGTTCAATTGGTGAGCCGCTGTACATGGACGTGGCTACTGCGCTGGCTGGAAAAGACATCAGAGTCATCGGCGGTCGTTATGGCCTGTCTTCGAAAGAATTTTCACCAGCCATGGTGAAAGCGGTATTTGATCACCTGGGTAATGGTGGACACCATAACTTCACTGTCGGTATTAACGACGATGTTACCAATCTATCCATTCCTGTCGGACCTGGACTGAACGTCATGCCCAAAGATGTGGTCGGCTGCATGTTCTGGGGTCTGGGTGCAGACGGAACAGTCGGTGCTAACAAGAATTCGATCAAAATTATCGGTGGTGCGACGGACAAATTTGCACAGGCCTATTTTGTGTATGACTCAAAGAAATCTGGTGGTATCACGACCTCGCATCTGCGATTTGGTGACAGCCCGGTAAACTACCCGTTCCTTATCAATCATGCGGATTTCGTAGCTTGCCACAATGCTGCTTATATCGGTCGCTATGATATGCTGAGCCCTTTGAGAGAAGGTGGCGTATTCTTGTTGAATTCGGAATACACTCCGGAAGACGCATTCAACCACCTGACGCGCAGCGAGCAGGAATTCATCATGGAACGTAAGATTAAATTCTACACCATTGATGCGTTGAAGATTGCTATGGAAGTGGGTCTGGGCGGCCGTATTAATACGGTTATGCAGACGGCATTCTTCAAACTGTCCGGTATTCTGGATGAGTCACAGGCCATTCAGCTGATTAAAGACTATGCCAAGAAGACATTTGAACGCAAAGGTATGGACATCGTCGAAATGAACTGGAAAGCGATTGACGCTTCGGTTGCCGCCATCAAAGAAGTGGTTATTCCGGCTGAAATTACTACGTCCTATGTGCCGCCAAAATTGATCAGCGATGATGCAAATGATTTCACGAAAAACATCATTCTGCCTTCCATGCTGCTCAAAGGTGACGATGTGCCGGTTTCACATATGTCCATTGACGGTACGTTGCCGACGGGCACAACCTGCTTAGAAAAACGTGGTGTTGCACCTCGTGTTCCGAAATGGATCAAAGAAAACTGCATTCAGTGCAATCAGTGTGTGATGGCTTGTCCGCATGCTGTGATCCGCGCAAAACAGATCGATCCGGCTAAACTGAACGATGCACCGGAAGGTTTCGACACGCTGAAATCCAGCACTAAGAATGACAAAGACTTACAGTTCCGCATTCAGGTATACGTCGAAGACTGTACCGGTTGTGGCGTATGTATCGAAACTTGCCCGGCTAAGACCAAAGCTCTGGTGTTTGAATCACTGGAAGAAGCCCGCGAAGCTGGAGAAGTTCCCCGTGTAGGATTCTTTGAAGATCTGCCGGACAACGTGCTGGACGGAGCGAAGGACACAACGGTTAAAGGACTTCAGTTCAAAAAACCGCTGTTCGAATTCTCAGGTGCGTGCGCTGGTTGCGGTGAAACACCTTACGTGAAACTGGTTACCCAGATCTGTGGCGAACACATGGTGGTGGCCAATGCCACGGGGTGTTCTTCCATTTATGGCGGTACCTTCCCGACCGTGCCTTATTGCAAATCTAAAGAAGGTCGCGGTCCTTCATGGGCGAATTCGCTCTTCGAAGACAATGCAGAATACGGTCTGGGCATGCGTCTCGGTATCGAAAACAATCGGACATTGCTGTTCAACAATGTAAATGCGCTCCTGGCTGCTGGAACAACGGATGATCTGAAAGCCGCGCTCGAAAAAGCGGTGGAAATCTGCAAAGACAACGTTATCAGCGATGACGCTGTCGCAGCGCAGAATGCGGTGAAATTGTTGTTGCCTGTAGCGGCTGAATCTGCTTCGGCTGAAGCTAAGCCGTTGATCCGTAAGGTCATCGAACTGCAAGATTATTTCGTTGATAAAGCGGTCTGGATCTTCGGTGGTGACGGCTGGGCATATGACATCGGTTACGGCGGTCTGGATCACGTGGTTGCTTCCGGCAAAAACGTTAATATCCTCGTCGTGGATACGGAAGTGTACTCCAATACTGGTGGTCAGGCTTCGAAATCGACGCCGATCGCGGCTGTGGCTAAATTCGCCAATGGCGGTAAACGTCAGGGTAAGAAGAATCTGGCCTTCATGTGCATGAGCTATGGCTACGTGTATGTCGCATCCGTATCCATGGGTGCGAACCGTCTGCAGACGCAGAAAGCCTTCATGGATGCTGTGAACTACAATGGTCCTTCAATCATTATTTGTTACGCTCCATGTATTGCGCATGGTATTGACATGATGAAGAGTCAGGTCGAAGAAAAACGTGCAGTGGATTGCGGTTACTGGCCGTTGTTCCGTTATGACCCGCGCATGGAAGAAGGCAAGCGTTTCAATTGGGAAACCAAAGAACCGACGGCTGACTTCCAAGAGTTCATTCGCAGTGAACGCCGCTACACCGCGTTGCTGAAGACTGCACCGAGCGAAGCGGAAGCACTCTACAAAGAGGCTGAAGAAGACGCTAAACGCCGCATGGCATTCTATAAGAATCTCGGCGGAATTATGTAG
- a CDS encoding methionyl-tRNA formyltransferase, producing MDQIKISTKERPFMRIVFMGSDEIACPALTEAYHDNDIEIVAVITQPDRPKGRKRQIQPCDLKSLAQSWELPVFSPEKLSTTDYLSTFETWNIDLILVVAYGQYIPSRLIESARLRAINLHPSLLPKYRGASPIQAAIAAGEHETGISIVFVGKEMDAGDILLQETMLIDDLDNAVTMKDKLGRHGAKLLIKAAHLLDAGAITARPQDHDQSIYVKKLEKTDGLIDWNCSAEEILNRIRAYQPWPICYTNMPETPPMRIYAAIKQPEINGEPGTVVAIEKNGPIIATGQGGLCLTDVQPSGKKRMNGQQLINGRYLAAGTRL from the coding sequence ATGGATCAAATTAAAATTTCAACCAAGGAAAGGCCTTTTATGCGCATTGTTTTTATGGGATCAGACGAGATTGCCTGCCCGGCACTGACCGAAGCATATCATGACAACGACATTGAAATTGTAGCGGTCATCACCCAGCCCGATCGCCCAAAAGGCCGAAAACGTCAAATTCAACCATGCGACCTGAAATCGTTGGCGCAATCATGGGAGCTGCCCGTTTTCTCCCCTGAAAAATTGTCAACGACGGACTATTTATCCACTTTTGAAACATGGAATATTGATCTCATTCTCGTCGTAGCCTATGGGCAATATATCCCCTCTCGACTCATCGAATCCGCAAGATTGCGTGCCATCAACCTGCACCCCTCGCTGCTTCCAAAGTATCGGGGAGCATCCCCTATTCAAGCCGCCATCGCTGCCGGAGAACACGAAACCGGCATTTCCATTGTTTTCGTTGGTAAAGAAATGGATGCAGGAGACATTCTTCTGCAGGAAACGATGCTCATTGATGACCTGGACAATGCCGTCACCATGAAAGACAAGCTGGGCCGTCACGGCGCAAAACTCCTCATCAAAGCAGCCCACCTGCTGGATGCAGGTGCTATTACTGCGCGGCCACAAGACCATGATCAGTCCATCTATGTCAAAAAGCTGGAGAAAACTGATGGCCTCATTGACTGGAATTGCTCTGCAGAGGAAATATTAAATCGAATCCGCGCCTATCAGCCTTGGCCTATCTGCTACACCAATATGCCAGAAACCCCTCCCATGCGCATTTATGCGGCGATCAAACAACCGGAAATCAACGGCGAGCCGGGCACTGTGGTGGCCATCGAAAAAAACGGCCCGATCATCGCCACGGGTCAGGGCGGACTCTGCCTCACCGACGTCCAGCCATCGGGGAAAAAGCGTATGAACGGCCAGCAACTGATCAACGGACGCTATTTAGCCGCCGGAACGCGACTTTAA
- a CDS encoding aldo/keto reductase yields MKYVTIGQTDMVVSSLAYGCMHLGARWDRRPLYEQEIQAAKNSVFTAVDEGINFFDHADIYCFGKSEEAFSAVLKERASLREQVYIQSKCAIRFQDDPFPGAPKRYDYGVPHIVGSVDGILQRLGTDYIDVLLLHRPDPLMEADEMARAFDLLHRSGKVRYFGVSNHSVMQMELLQKWVVHPLIINQLELSLGHCDLLNDSILVNQNTSNSAHGDGLIEYCRLKDIFMQAWSPLASGRFFSDPQDEPCRRTAQAIKKMAEKRGTSMEVIMLAWIMRHPANIQPVIGSRNPDRIRACCRADEMQLTREEWYELFSAARGGVVP; encoded by the coding sequence ATGAAATATGTGACAATTGGACAGACCGATATGGTTGTTTCTAGTTTGGCCTACGGATGTATGCATCTCGGGGCACGTTGGGATCGCAGACCGCTTTATGAACAAGAAATTCAGGCGGCAAAGAATTCGGTTTTTACAGCAGTAGACGAAGGGATCAACTTTTTTGATCACGCTGATATTTATTGCTTTGGGAAGTCGGAGGAGGCTTTTTCTGCTGTTTTGAAGGAGCGTGCGTCCTTGCGTGAACAAGTCTATATTCAGTCCAAATGCGCAATACGATTTCAGGATGATCCCTTTCCGGGAGCTCCAAAGCGGTATGATTATGGAGTTCCACACATCGTGGGTTCTGTGGACGGTATTTTGCAGAGATTGGGAACAGATTATATCGATGTGTTGCTGCTCCATCGGCCCGATCCGCTGATGGAGGCAGACGAAATGGCACGCGCATTTGATTTACTGCATCGCTCAGGAAAGGTCAGGTATTTCGGTGTGAGTAATCATTCGGTGATGCAGATGGAGTTGCTCCAGAAGTGGGTGGTGCATCCCTTGATTATCAATCAGCTTGAGTTGAGCTTGGGACACTGTGATTTGTTGAATGACAGTATCCTTGTGAATCAGAATACGAGCAACAGTGCGCATGGCGATGGGCTGATCGAGTATTGTCGTCTCAAAGATATTTTTATGCAGGCCTGGTCCCCCTTGGCTAGCGGTCGTTTTTTCAGTGATCCGCAAGATGAGCCGTGCCGTCGTACGGCACAGGCCATCAAAAAAATGGCAGAAAAACGGGGTACTAGTATGGAGGTCATTATGCTTGCCTGGATCATGCGGCATCCAGCCAATATTCAGCCGGTTATTGGGTCGCGAAATCCCGATCGTATTAGAGCCTGCTGTCGCGCCGATGAGATGCAATTGACACGTGAGGAATGGTACGAATTATTTTCTGCCGCTCGTGGAGGCGTGGTTCCGTAA
- the aroB gene encoding 3-dehydroquinate synthase yields MRRVIEVDLKERSYPIIIGSGNFASALESLGKKINGLRGLLVTDRNVDRFYGDALMALCGHQGVHMKRLVVPSRETAKSQKWLFSLYAAALAHGMDRSSFIMALGGGVVGDLAGFAASTYMRGVRFVQVPTTLLAMVDSSVGGKTAINLPQGKNLVGSFYQPAQVTINLDALKTLPEREYRTGLAEVVKYGVIFDREFFKYMERHVDGIAARDLDVLAHLVGRCCEIKAEVVRFDERESGLREILNFGHTLAHSIESCHGYGKMRHGEAVAVGMVYAAHLSCIEKQLTQSDCDRIIGLIKRLGLPVHSPVADWNILHDTMQVDKKTVNGIPRFVLADRIGHVHRGCECSAQSMEQAWERLSS; encoded by the coding sequence ATGAGAAGAGTCATAGAAGTTGATTTGAAGGAGCGATCGTATCCGATTATCATTGGAAGTGGAAATTTTGCTAGCGCATTGGAATCACTAGGCAAAAAGATAAATGGGTTGAGAGGATTGCTTGTAACGGATCGAAATGTAGATCGCTTTTACGGGGATGCATTGATGGCACTGTGTGGTCATCAGGGTGTTCATATGAAGCGTCTGGTTGTTCCGTCTCGCGAAACAGCAAAATCGCAAAAATGGTTGTTTTCGCTCTATGCCGCGGCGTTGGCGCACGGGATGGATCGATCATCATTTATCATGGCTCTGGGTGGAGGTGTTGTTGGGGATTTAGCGGGATTTGCCGCCTCAACGTATATGCGAGGGGTTCGTTTTGTACAGGTTCCCACAACGCTTCTGGCTATGGTTGACAGTTCGGTCGGGGGCAAAACGGCGATTAATCTTCCTCAGGGTAAGAATTTGGTCGGTTCCTTTTATCAGCCAGCACAGGTTACTATTAATCTGGATGCATTGAAAACATTGCCAGAACGAGAGTACCGGACGGGATTGGCAGAGGTGGTCAAATACGGCGTTATTTTTGATCGCGAATTTTTTAAATATATGGAGCGGCACGTGGACGGTATCGCCGCACGAGATCTGGATGTGCTGGCTCATCTTGTTGGACGGTGTTGTGAGATCAAGGCGGAGGTCGTACGATTTGACGAGCGGGAGTCGGGATTACGGGAGATTTTGAATTTTGGGCATACGCTGGCACATTCGATTGAGTCGTGCCATGGATATGGAAAGATGCGCCATGGAGAGGCTGTCGCTGTAGGGATGGTTTATGCGGCACATCTTTCATGTATTGAAAAACAGCTCACTCAGTCCGATTGTGATCGCATTATTGGCTTGATTAAGCGTCTGGGACTGCCTGTTCATTCGCCCGTAGCAGACTGGAATATTCTACACGATACGATGCAGGTCGACAAGAAGACCGTTAATGGCATTCCGCGTTTTGTGTTGGCTGATCGAATTGGTCATGTTCATCGAGGATGCGAGTGCTCGGCGCAGTCAATGGAACAGGCATGGGAGCGTTTGTCATCTTAA
- a CDS encoding sugar porter family MFS transporter: MQASASKYKPLVYVVAFTAALAGLLFGLDIGVISGASGFIQKAFHASTMEIETIVSALLWGATFGAVFSGTVSKKLGRKKTLLFAAVLFALGSMSCAVSTSAKILIVCRFFLGIAVGVASFTAPLYLSEIAPKGIRGALISMYQLLITIGIVLAFMSDTYFATYCRIHDVVGGHWRLMLGILVVPATIMFVAMYFLPNSPRWLCMVGRKEEAHHVLKKVRLTPEEIAEELDDIDKSLQDKQNGWQMLKTSMPFRKVILLGMGLQIIQQLTGINVIMYYAPKIFQIAGFATTAEQMWGTVMIGCINVLATFIAIAFVDSLGRKPIMYAGFTVMGVSMLSVGLCFKLGLENHPAIVGAAGQANNTLSFVAIMFLMLFIIGFAASAGPIIWVMCAEIFPTSGRDLGVTVTTTTNWVVNGIVGMTFLTLLNKFGHGNTFLMYGFFEVLFVLFFMKFVPETKGVSLEKIEENLMSGKKLKEIGR; encoded by the coding sequence ATGCAGGCATCGGCATCAAAGTACAAACCACTGGTTTACGTCGTAGCGTTTACGGCGGCATTGGCAGGACTATTGTTTGGTCTTGATATAGGGGTTATCTCTGGAGCATCCGGATTCATTCAGAAAGCGTTTCATGCAAGTACCATGGAGATAGAGACCATTGTCAGTGCCTTGCTTTGGGGTGCCACATTCGGTGCAGTTTTCAGTGGCACAGTCAGCAAAAAACTGGGTCGTAAAAAAACACTGCTGTTTGCCGCAGTCTTATTTGCACTTGGTTCGATGAGTTGTGCAGTATCGACATCGGCCAAGATTTTGATTGTCTGCCGCTTTTTTCTTGGCATAGCTGTCGGGGTTGCTTCGTTTACCGCACCTTTATATCTGTCGGAAATCGCGCCCAAAGGCATCCGTGGCGCCCTGATCTCCATGTATCAGTTATTGATTACCATCGGTATCGTTCTTGCCTTTATGAGCGACACCTATTTTGCAACCTATTGCCGAATCCATGATGTAGTTGGCGGACATTGGCGGCTGATGCTGGGCATTCTGGTTGTTCCAGCGACCATCATGTTTGTTGCGATGTATTTTCTGCCCAACAGTCCGCGCTGGCTTTGTATGGTGGGGCGCAAGGAAGAAGCGCATCATGTGTTGAAGAAAGTACGTCTGACGCCTGAGGAAATTGCCGAAGAATTAGATGATATTGATAAAAGTTTGCAGGATAAGCAGAATGGGTGGCAGATGCTGAAAACGAGCATGCCGTTCCGCAAGGTCATTTTGCTGGGAATGGGCTTGCAGATTATTCAGCAGTTGACCGGTATCAATGTGATCATGTACTACGCTCCGAAAATTTTCCAAATCGCGGGTTTTGCTACCACTGCTGAACAGATGTGGGGCACGGTCATGATCGGCTGTATCAATGTGCTGGCAACGTTCATTGCTATTGCGTTTGTTGACAGCTTAGGTCGCAAGCCGATTATGTATGCCGGATTCACTGTCATGGGCGTGTCCATGCTTTCTGTCGGACTATGCTTTAAGTTAGGACTGGAAAATCACCCGGCGATAGTAGGTGCCGCAGGTCAGGCGAATAATACGCTCTCCTTTGTGGCGATAATGTTCCTTATGCTCTTTATCATCGGTTTTGCAGCCAGTGCCGGGCCCATTATCTGGGTTATGTGCGCAGAAATATTCCCCACCAGCGGGCGAGATCTCGGAGTTACTGTTACAACCACGACCAACTGGGTTGTCAACGGTATTGTCGGTATGACCTTCCTTACCTTGTTAAACAAGTTTGGTCACGGTAATACTTTTTTGATGTACGGTTTCTTTGAAGTGCTTTTTGTGCTGTTCTTCATGAAGTTTGTCCCAGAAACAAAAGGTGTATCCCTGGAAAAAATCGAGGAAAACCTTATGAGCGGGAAGAAATTGAAAGAAATAGGCCGATAG